Proteins from one Ornithobacterium rhinotracheale genomic window:
- a CDS encoding Ig-like domain-containing protein: MKKYIFYIASILLFVQCAQRGTPSGGPKDITPPKLVRAVPDTLSTNVSPKLKEITLTFDELVQLKDYSKNIIISPPVEPAPTFLPAGTASREVQVKFNDTLRPNTTYTINFGQSIVDNNEGNPYSFFTYVFSTGKTIDSLTLSGEVKDMMSNEPLKDIVVALYEVGKNYSDSVVFKEKPYYIAKVDSANRYEFKYLKAGKFRLVAFEDKVPNVKIDLKQEKMAFASEIIDTQTTRVAATLALFTPEQGYRYQDGKQEGYGRINFYVTGNPEKMEVKPISHDLGELLQIHRAYSDTLQMYFNPEKANFKDKRTRLKFTLTHDAVTDSIPTVLYDNSIKYNFKVYGGTDDMTPAKKLQIGADYPIDTFNTKFISVKKDSVALDFTVKKINYRKLQIDFPIQWESNYQVELLPGAVTNWLGKPNDSLLLKFSTKRERDYGNLELILQNKPDSPFWLKLFDSSNKEIYSIYTTDSKFDFKFLPPKKYHFQIWVDENKNKRYDTGNILENRQPEPVYIYPDPINVKAFWDVKETWVLPKKE, translated from the coding sequence ATGAAAAAATATATTTTCTACATCGCGAGTATTCTACTTTTTGTGCAGTGTGCACAACGCGGAACGCCGAGCGGAGGCCCCAAAGACATTACTCCGCCCAAGCTAGTGCGTGCGGTGCCAGATACGCTAAGCACGAATGTCTCGCCTAAGTTAAAAGAAATCACGCTGACTTTTGATGAATTGGTTCAGCTAAAAGATTATTCCAAAAACATCATCATTTCGCCACCCGTAGAGCCTGCGCCTACTTTTTTGCCTGCAGGTACGGCTTCGCGCGAAGTGCAAGTGAAATTCAATGATACGCTAAGACCTAATACAACTTATACCATCAATTTTGGGCAATCCATTGTAGATAATAACGAGGGAAATCCGTATTCGTTTTTTACTTATGTTTTTTCTACGGGAAAAACAATTGATTCTTTAACGCTTTCGGGCGAAGTAAAGGATATGATGAGCAATGAGCCGCTCAAAGATATTGTGGTGGCACTTTACGAAGTGGGCAAAAATTATTCGGATTCGGTAGTGTTTAAGGAAAAACCTTACTACATCGCCAAAGTGGATTCTGCCAATCGCTACGAATTTAAGTATTTAAAAGCAGGGAAATTTCGTTTGGTAGCTTTTGAGGATAAAGTCCCGAATGTGAAAATCGACCTTAAACAAGAGAAAATGGCCTTTGCCAGTGAAATTATCGATACCCAAACTACACGCGTAGCAGCTACTTTGGCACTTTTTACGCCAGAGCAAGGCTACCGCTACCAAGATGGAAAACAAGAGGGCTACGGGCGAATTAATTTCTATGTAACGGGCAATCCTGAGAAAATGGAAGTAAAGCCTATTTCGCACGATTTGGGCGAATTGTTGCAAATTCATAGAGCGTATTCCGATACGCTTCAAATGTACTTTAATCCCGAAAAGGCGAATTTTAAAGACAAACGCACGCGTTTGAAATTTACGCTCACGCACGATGCTGTAACGGATTCTATCCCGACGGTGTTGTACGATAATTCGATTAAATACAATTTCAAAGTCTATGGCGGAACTGATGATATGACACCTGCCAAGAAATTGCAAATCGGTGCCGATTACCCGATTGATACTTTTAATACAAAATTCATTTCGGTTAAAAAAGACAGCGTTGCTTTAGATTTTACAGTAAAAAAAATAAATTATAGAAAATTACAAATCGATTTCCCCATTCAGTGGGAGAGTAATTACCAAGTGGAGCTTTTGCCTGGGGCGGTAACCAATTGGCTTGGAAAGCCCAATGATAGCCTCTTGCTCAAATTCAGCACCAAGCGTGAGCGTGATTATGGGAACTTGGAGTTGATTCTGCAAAATAAGCCAGATTCGCCATTTTGGCTAAAATTATTTGACTCGTCCAACAAGGAGATTTACTCGATTTATACCACCGATTCTAAATTTGATTTTAAATTTCTTCCGCCTAAAAAATACCATTTCCAAATTTGGGTAGATGAAAACAAAAATAAACGATACGATACGGGAAATATTTTAGAAAACAGACAACCAGAACCTGTGTACATCTATCCAGATCCTATTAATGTAAAAGCCTTTTGGGATGTGAAGGAAACTTGGGTTCTACCTAAAAAAGAATAA
- a CDS encoding MBL fold metallo-hydrolase — protein MKIYPIECGNLKLDGGAMFGVVPKSIWQKTNPADANNMIDIATRSLLIEHNDRLVLIDCGMGDKQSEKFFSYYYLWGDHSVDASLAQYGFHRDDITDVFFTHLHFDHCGGAIKREGEKLVPAFKNAKFWTNQKHWDWATKPNPREKASFLPENIFPIQESGQLEFFKPKASSYLTETPFGFEVICVDGHTEKQMIPVIHYQGKTIAYAADLIPTAGHVPLVYVPGYDTRPLLTMREKDIFLKKALKDGWFLAFEHDVNNQLATLKETERGIRVDEIFTFNEVFQ, from the coding sequence ATGAAGATATATCCCATAGAATGTGGAAATTTAAAACTAGACGGCGGCGCGATGTTTGGCGTAGTGCCCAAAAGCATTTGGCAAAAAACCAATCCTGCCGACGCCAATAATATGATTGATATTGCTACGCGTTCGCTTTTGATTGAGCACAACGATCGCTTGGTCTTGATTGATTGCGGAATGGGGGATAAGCAGTCGGAAAAGTTCTTTAGCTATTATTATCTCTGGGGCGATCATTCTGTAGATGCTTCCTTGGCTCAATATGGATTCCATCGAGATGATATTACCGATGTGTTTTTTACGCATTTGCATTTCGACCATTGCGGTGGAGCCATTAAGCGCGAAGGCGAAAAGCTGGTGCCTGCTTTTAAAAATGCTAAATTTTGGACCAATCAAAAACATTGGGACTGGGCAACGAAACCCAACCCGAGAGAAAAGGCATCTTTCTTGCCCGAAAACATTTTCCCCATCCAAGAAAGTGGACAATTGGAATTTTTTAAGCCAAAAGCTAGCAGTTATTTAACGGAAACGCCTTTTGGTTTTGAAGTGATCTGTGTGGATGGGCACACCGAGAAGCAGATGATTCCCGTGATTCATTATCAGGGCAAGACCATTGCTTATGCTGCTGATTTAATCCCTACGGCAGGGCATGTGCCATTGGTGTATGTGCCAGGCTACGACACGCGTCCGCTTTTGACGATGCGCGAAAAAGATATTTTTCTGAAAAAAGCCTTAAAAGATGGTTGGTTTCTTGCCTTTGAGCACGATGTAAACAATCAATTGGCAACACTCAAGGAAACGGAGCGTGGCATCCGTGTAGATGAAATTTTTACCTTCAACGAAGTTTTTCAATAA
- a CDS encoding co-chaperone GroES family protein, giving the protein MQTKVRNLIMVGDRVLIKPHSAPNKTKSGLYLPPGVQEKEKIQSGTIVAVGPGYPIPSDGIDDEWKSQEERLTYMPLQAQEGDTALFVLSEAYEIMYRDEKYYVVAQDDILMLERDNEFFE; this is encoded by the coding sequence ATGCAAACGAAAGTGAGAAATCTAATCATGGTGGGCGATCGTGTGCTAATCAAGCCACATTCAGCGCCTAATAAAACCAAATCTGGATTGTATTTGCCACCAGGTGTGCAAGAGAAAGAGAAAATCCAATCGGGTACCATTGTGGCGGTGGGGCCGGGTTATCCAATCCCGTCTGATGGTATCGACGATGAGTGGAAATCTCAAGAAGAAAGATTGACATATATGCCCTTGCAGGCGCAAGAGGGCGATACGGCTCTTTTTGTACTTAGCGAAGCCTATGAGATTATGTATCGCGACGAAAAATATTATGTAGTGGCACAAGATGACATCTTGATGCTAGAGCGCGACAACGAATTTTTTGAATAA
- a CDS encoding GLPGLI family protein, which produces MKKLFSIFSLLAFLFVFGQETTENLVIHYQSIVKIDLPAILKNVPEQYRAQTEAMLKAEAEKGITVDYTLKTNGQKSVFTLDEKIDNSQTQGGMIAMQIKMADKEPFFKNIKENYYKKGINIPSLPQYLIKDSLNTIKWELSREKAQVLGYEVRKAVGEKDGQKITAWYAPKLNIKDGPNIISGLPGLVLKAEISNPKQGVDVTMTAVKIDISETTLNIEEPSKGKVVTEKEFETEMKALQEKMQKMMGGGVDSE; this is translated from the coding sequence ATGAAAAAATTATTTTCCATCTTCAGTTTGCTAGCATTCTTGTTTGTTTTCGGACAAGAAACAACCGAAAATCTTGTAATACACTACCAATCAATTGTGAAGATAGACCTGCCCGCCATTTTAAAAAATGTGCCTGAACAATACCGCGCCCAAACCGAAGCCATGCTAAAAGCCGAAGCAGAAAAAGGCATTACAGTGGATTACACACTGAAAACCAACGGACAAAAATCGGTGTTTACCCTAGACGAGAAAATCGATAATTCGCAAACACAAGGTGGCATGATTGCCATGCAAATCAAAATGGCAGATAAGGAACCTTTTTTTAAAAATATAAAAGAAAATTACTACAAAAAAGGGATTAATATTCCCAGCTTGCCCCAATATTTAATCAAAGATAGCCTAAACACGATTAAATGGGAGCTTTCACGCGAAAAAGCTCAGGTTTTGGGCTACGAAGTACGCAAGGCGGTTGGCGAAAAAGATGGACAAAAAATTACGGCTTGGTATGCGCCTAAATTAAACATCAAAGACGGACCAAACATTATTTCCGGCTTGCCTGGATTGGTGCTAAAAGCCGAAATATCTAATCCAAAACAAGGAGTAGATGTAACGATGACTGCCGTGAAAATCGACATCAGCGAGACAACACTTAATATTGAAGAACCAAGCAAAGGCAAAGTGGTTACCGAAAAAGAATTTGAAACCGAAATGAAAGCCCTGCAAGAAAAAATGCAAAAAATGATGGGCGGCGGCGTAGATTCTGAATAA
- a CDS encoding GLPGLI family protein: MKKLFSIFSLFGFLFVFAQESTENLIVHYQSLVKIDLDKALSKIPPQKRAEVEAMLRDESKNGISIDYTLKTNGKQSVYQIVEKIDNSQSEGGQIANMIRQNDSSPYYKNIAKGYYVVQFNITGLPNYITKDSLGTFNWKITREKSQILGYEVRKAIGEKEGQKIIAWYAPKLNIKDGPAHISGLPGLILKTESELPKMGATLTITATKIKISTTKIEINEPTKGIFVTEKELNEKIKAHKEKARAIMSNGIDTD; the protein is encoded by the coding sequence ATGAAAAAACTATTTTCAATTTTTAGTTTATTCGGATTTCTTTTCGTTTTCGCGCAAGAATCAACCGAAAATCTTATTGTGCACTATCAATCTTTGGTAAAAATTGATTTGGATAAAGCCTTAAGCAAAATCCCACCACAAAAAAGAGCAGAAGTGGAAGCCATGCTCAGAGACGAATCCAAAAACGGAATCAGCATAGACTACACGCTGAAAACCAATGGCAAACAATCCGTCTACCAAATCGTTGAAAAAATAGATAATTCACAGAGCGAAGGGGGACAAATCGCCAATATGATTAGACAAAACGATAGTTCGCCTTATTACAAAAACATTGCAAAGGGCTACTATGTCGTACAATTTAATATTACTGGATTGCCTAATTATATTACCAAAGATTCTTTGGGAACATTCAACTGGAAAATCACCCGTGAAAAATCACAAATACTGGGATACGAAGTGCGCAAAGCAATTGGAGAAAAAGAAGGGCAGAAAATTATCGCTTGGTATGCTCCTAAATTAAACATTAAAGATGGACCTGCTCACATTTCAGGCTTACCCGGTTTAATCCTAAAAACAGAATCCGAGTTACCTAAAATGGGGGCTACTCTCACCATTACAGCTACAAAAATCAAAATTAGCACGACTAAAATTGAAATCAACGAGCCTACCAAAGGCATTTTTGTAACCGAAAAAGAGCTGAATGAAAAAATCAAGGCTCACAAAGAAAAAGCTCGTGCAATAATGAGCAACGGTATTGACACAGACTAA